The genomic interval AACCTGATCTGGCGGTCGCGAATACAGGCTCCCACAATGTCTCGATCCTGAAAAACAACGGCAACGGAACCTTTGCGTCAGCGGTGAATTACGGGGTGGAAGTTAATCCTTATTCAGTTACATCCGCCGACTTTGACGGGGACGGGAAGCCTGATCTGGCCGTCGCGAATTTCTCTTCCAACAGTGTCTCGATTTTGATTAATAGGGCCTGCTGTGTTGGATTAACGGGCAATGTCGATTGTGATCTGGCTGACATATCGGATATATCTGACTTGACGGCATTGATTGATAATCTCTTTATATCACTGGCTCCGCTGTGCTGTTCTGCCGAGGCAAACATTGATGGCGATCTTGGCGGTGTAGTCGACATATCTGATTTGACAGCGCTCATCGATCA from Candidatus Zixiibacteriota bacterium carries:
- a CDS encoding VCBS repeat-containing protein; the protein is PDLAVANTGSHNVSILKNNGNGTFASAVNYGVEVNPYSVTSADFDGDGKPDLAVANFSSNSVSILINRACCVGLTGNVDCDLADISDISDLTALIDNLFISLAPLCCSAEANIDGDLGGVVDISDLTALIDHLFISLAPPAACQ